The Geoalkalibacter subterraneus genome contains the following window.
ATTACGTAAACGCTGCAAGATCCGCAGCGGTCAGGTCGTTCATTTTGACGGCCGGCAGGTCGTTGTCATCTGAATGCCGTGCTTGCGGCAGAAATCCTGCCGCAAGCACTATGGCGAAGAGGTTTACTCTCTGGTCAGATATTCCAGGGTGATGATGACGGTGCGGTTGAAGGCTCGGGTTTCCGGCAGGCTATTGTCGTAGGGCGGGTCGGCCGCCCCCACGCCGCGATACTGAATGCGTCCGTCGGCATTGCTGTCGGCTTGCTGCAGCAGATTGTAGACAGCTTCTGCGCGGCGCTTCGACAGCTCGAGGTTGTATTCGTCAGAACCGATGTTGTCCGTATGACCGACGATTTCGGCACGACCCTGCGGCAGATCACGGATGCGCTCGGCGATCTGATTCACGATCTGTTCATTTCGTGCATCGATGGAGTGGCGGTCGAAATCAAACAGAATCAGGGCGTACTTTTCCTGAACTCGAAAATCAAGTTTCTGTGCCAGCCGCTGGCTGGTCTGGATAAACTGCACCTCAATCGGCTCGGTTTCAACGGATACTTCCTGGTTTCTGCGATCCTTCACCGTCATATCGACCTCAATGCGTCCTGCGGTTCCTACCTCATATGGGTCGGCGAGTTGCAATGGGATACGGTACTCATCCGCGGGCGCTCCTTCTCCGGCCAGCACCGCCAGTTCTTCACCGCCGCTGAGGGCGCGGATCTGCCACGCGGTGATATCATAGACGTTGTCAATGGAAGGGCGCACGATGAGGTCGGTGGAGTCAAGACGGTAACTGGTATAGGTGCTGCGAACCAGGTCCAGAAGGGCCGGGTGCTCTGAATGAATCTCCACGCGCTGGTTTTCTGATCGTCCTTCCGCGAGGCGGCTGGTGCTCGGTTTCTCGGGAAGATTGCGGGCTTCGATTTGTATGCGTGCGGGATCGATGTTCCAGATGTACTGCAGATAGGTTCGGACCGCTACGGCGCGCAACCGGGAAAGATCCTGCCGACCCTTCTCCTCGCCGTAATTGGAATTGCATCCGACCAGCGTGATGGTCGCATCAGGGTTTTCGCGCAGCCGCTTGCCGATGATATCCATGACATGTGCGTATTTTTCAAGAGTTCCGCGCAGATCCTGCTCATCAAACATCTGTGTGGCCGCCTGTTGGTCGAAGCGGTGATAGCGTTGTGGGATTTCGCTTGAACCGGTTTCAAAATAAAGATAGCCCAGCAGCGGTGAGGCATCGATGGTTTTAACCTCTTCGATGGTCAGGTTGGTGGGTGACACGGAAAGACCCCCTTCAAGGGGAAACAGGTAGCTGATGATATAGTTGGACTGCAGTTTTGACGCGACGGCCTGAAAAACCGGCACCAGTGTGGTCGCTTCCCTTGCTTTCCATGCCTGGCCCCCGCTGCGGTCAGCAAAAGATTTCAGGAAGGGGTCGAGGTCGGGACCGGGCATGAAATCGACGGCGTGCGCCTCGAACTGATCCAGTTTCTGTATCGCCTGGGTGACATCGTTGCGGGTGAAATTGCTGTTGAGGTCTTCACCGTCGGAGAACACCACCATGAATTTGGGTGCGTCTG
Protein-coding sequences here:
- a CDS encoding OmpA family protein, producing the protein MEFLIYELAEIALRLVIHPQTFSGAVDAAFDQIRQNSRDKASVSIRLLEVIVSLIPHTQEENQRQALLHQAAMVDHGCREALPEQRDRDDVHARYQEFQPAAKEFRADRRNARLNSIRLPPKTYGSYCAIAARCYTSNECNNCRQPGEGRIMQKNIFTLLMFFLLCATGFAQETEDLTIASTHPESTVSLERFLEEGKILVRVADAEEEPVLGLGAEDFTITQFGKQARIVAVESFKENIDVPRHIVLVLDNSGSMQQRKAVKPLLAAMDELLKIVRPIDQIHLVVFDDHGTQRMGGRDLHVQTFTSSSTVDLKNYVDQVYRQSLTANTFLYEGMLGGLDIVSRMPADAPKFMVVFSDGEDLNSNFTRNDVTQAIQKLDQFEAHAVDFMPGPDLDPFLKSFADRSGGQAWKAREATTLVPVFQAVASKLQSNYIISYLFPLEGGLSVSPTNLTIEEVKTIDASPLLGYLYFETGSSEIPQRYHRFDQQAATQMFDEQDLRGTLEKYAHVMDIIGKRLRENPDATITLVGCNSNYGEEKGRQDLSRLRAVAVRTYLQYIWNIDPARIQIEARNLPEKPSTSRLAEGRSENQRVEIHSEHPALLDLVRSTYTSYRLDSTDLIVRPSIDNVYDITAWQIRALSGGEELAVLAGEGAPADEYRIPLQLADPYEVGTAGRIEVDMTVKDRRNQEVSVETEPIEVQFIQTSQRLAQKLDFRVQEKYALILFDFDRHSIDARNEQIVNQIAERIRDLPQGRAEIVGHTDNIGSDEYNLELSKRRAEAVYNLLQQADSNADGRIQYRGVGAADPPYDNSLPETRAFNRTVIITLEYLTRE